One genomic window of Fusarium keratoplasticum isolate Fu6.1 chromosome 3, whole genome shotgun sequence includes the following:
- a CDS encoding NACHT domain-containing protein produces MSFLNALSSQDVVLSQRASRQADQTAAVKDLENTIARFQAILTDDDRKNLQKLKTEPHDAQSIIMFTARLDRFDPKRRGKSVASRLASFLQTIEQFTPIVDTYIQSNPEIAALVWGSVRLTFQLLANFTSYFQSFVELLSGFGTLCSRFAEYQVIFKDSPRLKTSICAFHSSVVNCCEKIVLVTRRPMKSQAWMAITQSFQSEIRGYVDDIKSKAEIVRDDIQLAKAQSDSEEHQLQAKARKKAEESHGRISSLLTKARSEMRLIGENGTRGTAEQRRRRLLKDLSSHNYTSAFNNARNKRHLGTAEWAFNTDQFQNWFTGDGPAVLHVTGKIGSGKTILASSIVEHLCQIRQPNQFISFFFSRFDNPTTLASDTIIRSLVQQLLSVAPMETMNATLASEIADCLQKAQDNFFSLDTLGKLYETASKFTQDWFILIDGVDECESEQQRLLYDFLSRFLDTCSGPQRIKILFSSRETTKQDIERSFGSVERLITGTSNTSDDIVAFAEDVIVAKLSRGELVVRDPEIIGDILQAIASKEEGMFLWAFLAIEDICSGTNDKEIRQALQEIPTDLPTTFDRALRRIAKRRNQKIASEIFGWTTAARQPLTLTQLQEALSVKVGQRNLHPEDLVSGIDRITVWCENLVCVEETDNTVHFSHHSIREYLLQPESGDLKDFHVDLEEFDHHAGEVCITYLHLENLKTTLIESEKAEPPPTVTVAMEGLSEQTVRTAVGGSMGARVGRWTSRVVKSSARSAQPSAGDAAIHSTLRNLRHAPPASRGIEYVFLEYAEDNWFRHRTRLVHASRRAENSMWNLVGRLLRSPRQRVNLPWKDLLWRESLARPGYLSLDPFGSFVPSGCFFVPDEMERHLQAQPAPDPISDLSPIGSLPFLAVYAVQNNHESLACCAFMTFIQKRQRSPITKWLTLFLALEGKHSHCPNHCFARLQEHIFHYELVHTITLCIAAGVSHWPASTSEKVIHDDQHRQCSTNRFLDFCKLIPTGFVAQDCIRIQDFALVALCALTKPHWFRLPGLRNESSTLLTARTSNNMSIVDIAAEQNDEDSLAFLMSFFQPKGLQQVEVFDPAKHHGEMEKLALGGLCTALRNGSSDSAMFLFKQCFDLFSSEQAGQFEQLDIINLHLALSQAAVFEWPFDNTKNLLFWFFSALVVKRNMEAAMNHLIEESVKADNWKFAAAVVDAVSDLEFERTESADSFFKMTLDSLSCQRCRGKQSWPEPMDTRLLFADQRYKLCSKHKRQALATLDARLYLTPDKGSLQLARLSESDQEKLPSDNEVEEDSILSVPFDEQP; encoded by the exons ATGAGCTTCCTGAACGCCCTTAGTTCACAGGATGTCGTCTTGTCGCAGCGTGCCTCTCGTCAAGCCGACCAGACGGCAGCCGTCAAGGACCTAGAGAACACCATTGCCAGGTTCCAGGCGATATTGACCGATGATGACCGAAAGAATCTGCAGAAGCTGAAAACCGAGCCCCATGATGCGcaatccatcatcatgttTACGGCACGCCTTGACAGGTTCGATCCAAAGCGCAGAGGCAAGAGTGTCGCCTCAAGGCTAGCCTCATTTCTGCAGACTATTGAGCAGTTCACTCCCATTGTTGATACCTacatccaatccaatcccGAGATTGCGGCGCTGGTCTGGGGGTCTGTTAGGCTCACCTTCCAG CTACTCGCCAACTTCACATCCTACTTCCAGTCCTTTGTCGAACTCTTGTCTGGCTTTGGGACACTGTGTTCCAGGTTTGCCGAGTACCAAGTCATCTTCAAAGACTCTCCCAGACTCAAAACGTCCATCTGCGCGTTTCACTCTTCTGTCGTCAATTGCTGCGAAAAGATTGTGCTGGTGACGCGCCGGCCAA TGAAGTCACAAGCATGGATGGCCATCACTCAATCTTTCCAAAGTGAAATCCGAGGCTATGTTGACGATATCAAGTCAAAGGCAGAGATTGTCCGGGATGATATCCAGCTCGCCAAAGCCCAAAGCGATAGCGAAGAGCACCAGTTGCAAGCCAAGGCACGGAAGAAGGCAGAAGAGAGTCACGGCCGCATCTCTTCCCTGTTGACAAAGGCTAGGTCAGAAATGAGACTCATTGGCGAGAACGGAACAAGAGGGACTGCAG AACAACGCCGGCGTCGTCTCCTCAAAGACCTCTCATCGCATAACTATACATCTGCCTTCAACAATGCTCGTAACAAACGACATCTCGGAACAGCTGAGTGGGCATTCAACACAGATCAGTTCCAGAATTGGTTCACGGGTGACGGACCAGCAGTTCTGCATGTGACAGGGAAAA TTGGATCTGGAAAGACAATATTGGC GTCTTCGATCGTTGAACACTTATGTCAGATCAGACAACCTAATCAGTTCATCTCATTTTTCTTCTCCAGATTCGACAATCCGACAACCTTGGCTTCTGACACTATAATTCGCTCACTGGTCCAACAATTGCTATCCGTGGCTCCCATGGAAACGATGAACGCAACTCTCGCGTCCGAGATCGCCGACTGTCTTCAGAAAGCCCAGGATAACTTTTTCTCCCTCGACACTCTTGGGAAGCTCTATGAGACGGCTTCCAAATTCACACAGGACTGGTTTATCCTTATCGATGGTGTGGATGAGTGCGAATCTGAGCAACAGCGGTTACTATATGACTTCTTATCTCGCTTCCTTGACACCTGTTCGGGGCCACAGCGAATTAAGATCCTGTTCTCGAGTCGAGAAACGACAAAACAAGACATCGAGAGGTCATTTGGTTCTGTGGAAAGGCTGATTACTGGCACTTCCAATACAAGCGACGACATCGTCGCCTTCGCAGAAGATGTCATTGTCGCAAAGCTGTCCAGAGGCGAGTTGGTGGTAAGAGATCCGGAGATCATTGGTGATATCCTCCAGGCAATTGCATCCAAGGAGGAAGGAAT GTTCCTGTGGGCCTTCCTCGCTATTGAAGATATTTGTTCTGGGACAAACGACAAGGAGATCAGACAGGCACTTCAAGAAATCCCGACAGACCTTCCAACAACCTTTGACCGAGCATTGCGTCGGATAGCAAAGCGGCGCAACCAAAAGATTGCTAGCGAGATATTTGGGTGGACCACAGCTGCCCGTCagccgttgaccttgacacAATTGCAGGAAGCTCTCTCTGTCAAGGTTGGCCAGCGCAACTTGCATCCAGAGGACCTGGTCAGCGGTATAGACCGTATCACCGTGTGGTGTGAGAATCTGGTGTGTGTCGAAGAAACAGACAACACGGTCCATTTCAGCCATCATTCCATCCGAGAATACCTTCTCCAGCCCGAATCCGGCGACCTCAAAGATTTTCATGTTGATCTCGAAGAGTTTGATCACCATGCTGGCGAGGTCTGCATCACAtatctccatctcgagaaCCTCAAGACAACACTTATTGAGAGCGAAAAGGCCGAACCTCCCCCTACCGTTACAGTCGCGATGGAAGGATTGAGCGAGCAGACAGTTCGAACAGCTGTTGGTGGAAGTATGGGTGCCCGAGTAGGTCGCTGGACAAGCCGCGTTGTCAAGTCGAGCGCACGCTCAGCCCAGCCTTCGGCAGGAGATGCCGCAATTCACTCGACTCTTAGGAACCTTCGCCATGCGCCTCCGGCTTCAAGAGGGATTGAGTATGTTTTTCTCGAATACGCCGAGGACAACTGGTTTCGGCACAGGACTCGCCTTGTCCATGCTTCTCGCCGAGCCGAGAACAGCATGTGGAATCTCGTTGGCCGGCTTCTCAGGAGCCCTCGTCAACGGGTAAACCTGCCCTGGAAGGACTTGCTTTGGCGGGAGTCCCTCGCGAGGCCTGGATATTTATCTCTGGATCCATTTGGATCTTTCGTCCCATCCGGATGCTTCTTCGTGcctgatgagatggagagaCATTTACAGGCCCAGCCAGCACCGGACCCGATAAGCGACCTCTCACCAATTGGTAGCCTCCCTTTCTTGGCCGTCTACGCTGTTCAGAACAATCATGAGAGCTTGGCCTGCTGCGCTTTTATGACATTTATTCAAAAACGCCAACGATCTCCCATAACCAAGTGGCTCACGTTGTTCCTGGCACTGGAAGGGAAGCATTCACATTGCCCGAATCACTGCTTCGCTAGATTACAGGAGCATATATTTCATTATGAGCTTGTCCATACCATTACACTTTGCATCGCCGCCGGGGTTTCACATTGGCCCGCTTCCACCTCCGAGAAGGTTATCCACGATGACCAACACAGACAATGTTCAACGAATAGATTTCTGGATTTCTGCAAGCTCATACCGACGGGCTTCGTCGCACAAGATTGCATACGTATTCAAGACTTTGCCCTCGTGGCTTTGTGCGCCCTCACCAAGCCGCACTGGTTTCGCCTTCCAGGCTTACGGAATGAATCTAGCACCCTTCTCACTGCGAGGACAAGCAATAACATGTCCATTGTCGATATTGCGGCAGAACAAAACGACGAGGACAGCCTCGCCTTTCTAATGTCATTCTTCCAACCCAAAGGTTTGCAACAAGTCGAAGTCTTTGACCCCGCTAAACACCatggcgagatggagaaacTAGCGCTGGGCGGTCTCTGCACTGCTTTACGGAACGGCTCGAGCGACAGCGCAATGTTCCTGTTCAAACAATGCTTTGACCTATTCAGCTCCGAACAGGCAGGCCAGTTCGAGCAACTAGACATTATTAATCTCCATCTAGCACTATCCCAAGCAGCTGTGTTTGAATGGCCGTTTGACAACACTAAGAATCTTTTGTTCTGGTTTTTCAGCGCCCTGGTGGTTAAGCGGAATATGGAAGCAGCAATGAACCATCTCATCGAAGAATctgtcaaggccgacaaTTGGAAATTTGCCGCCGCGGTAGTTGACGCGGTTTCAGACCTGGAATTCGAGAGGACAGAGAGCGCCGATTCTTTCTTCAAGATGACTCTGGACTCGTTGAGCTGTCAACGATGCCGGGGGAAACAATCCTGGCCTGAGCCCATGGACACGCGGCTTTTGTTTGCTGACCAGCGCTACAAGTTGTGCTCCAAGCACAAGAGACAGGCTCTGGCTACACTTGACGCCAGACTATATCTCACTCCTGACAAGGGGTCGTTGCAACTGGCGCGTTTGAGCGAGTCGGACCAGGAAAAACTCCCTTCGGAcaacgaggttgaggaagatTCCATTTTGTCCGTACCATTCGATGAACAACCATGA